A stretch of the Proteus sp. ZN5 genome encodes the following:
- a CDS encoding AAA family ATPase, protein MTSNINGIIDNIRKAIQCSTRGMIGREQLAELVILAAVAHEHLLVIGPPGTAKSAVVRRVSQTLGGRYFEYLLGRFTEPSELFGAVDLKKLKEGKVETDITGMLPEADIVFLDEVFLGSTAILNTLLGILNERRFKRGHTDIISPLKVCIGAANSLPDDPNLAAFSDRFLIHLFIDSVPDHQLEAMLEGGWASSLTQLSAQLDIAQLDELHLAVKNVDLTQVRPLIANAVRSLRNAGITLSDRRIVRVQRLIAAATVLNNREIATEQDLWPLLYVLPTEDAQQQGREILRQELSLSMNSRLFSSVEEATLQPQSRMNRLIERATDVLNADPVSKADIELTLREIDANFSTEMLSEELAILRTQLAIQFSHLL, encoded by the coding sequence ATGACATCAAATATAAATGGAATTATCGATAATATTCGTAAAGCTATACAATGCTCAACACGAGGTATGATTGGACGCGAGCAACTTGCTGAACTAGTTATTTTAGCCGCAGTCGCTCATGAACATTTACTGGTTATTGGTCCTCCTGGTACAGCGAAAAGTGCGGTTGTACGCAGAGTTTCTCAAACATTGGGTGGACGTTATTTTGAATACCTTTTAGGGCGATTTACTGAACCTTCAGAGTTATTTGGTGCCGTAGATCTCAAAAAACTAAAAGAAGGTAAAGTTGAAACCGATATCACAGGGATGTTACCTGAAGCAGATATTGTTTTTCTTGATGAGGTTTTTCTAGGTTCGACAGCCATTCTAAATACTTTATTAGGTATTTTAAATGAGCGTCGATTTAAACGTGGTCATACCGATATTATTAGCCCATTAAAAGTATGTATTGGAGCAGCGAATAGTTTACCTGATGATCCGAACCTTGCTGCATTCTCAGATCGCTTTCTTATTCATCTTTTTATTGATTCTGTACCCGATCACCAACTAGAAGCCATGCTTGAAGGCGGATGGGCTTCAAGCCTGACTCAACTTTCAGCTCAACTCGATATTGCTCAATTAGATGAATTGCACCTTGCCGTTAAAAACGTCGATTTAACACAAGTTAGACCGTTGATTGCTAATGCCGTGCGTTCATTAAGAAATGCAGGGATCACGCTTTCAGATAGACGTATTGTTCGTGTTCAGCGTCTTATTGCTGCCGCAACCGTACTCAATAATCGAGAGATTGCGACAGAACAAGATCTCTGGCCTTTACTGTATGTACTTCCTACTGAAGATGCGCAGCAACAAGGACGTGAAATCTTACGACAAGAACTCTCACTTTCAATGAACTCTCGATTATTTAGTTCCGTAGAAGAGGCAACATTACAACCTCAATCTCGTATGAACCGTTTAATTGAAAGAGCAACCGATGTTCTCAATGCAGACCCTGTATCTAAAGCGGATATTGAACTAACGTTACGAGAAATAGATGCCAACTTCTCAACAGAGATGTTAAGTGAAGAGCTTGCTATATTACGTACACAATTAGCGATACAGTTTAGTCACTTATTATGA